In Providencia hangzhouensis, the DNA window TTCGGGTCATTACAGTAAATCATCCCGCCCGTGTGTGCCCCGTTATGGTAATAACGACGACGAAATATAGTGGCTTCACTGTTTAGTAAAGCTGCATGGATACCGCCAATATAGTCCGGTAAACCGTAGACTTGCTGTTGTGGGTCATACATCTTGATATAAATGATTTCATCAGGGGTATAAACTAGATGTTCACCTTCTTGTAAAATGACAAAATCACCGTCTTTACGCCTGCGCAAGTAAAGTGAGGGCAAAACCTCCAGTCCGATGGTTTCGCCCCAACCGTTACGCACTTTTAAAATGGCCACATCACCAAACAAAAAATAATTAAAAACGGCCGCTTTTAGTTGCTCATGGGTTAGGCCACCGCCTATATAGTCACTGGTAACCATATTATGACGAGCATAAAGAACGCCCCCATGTTGGCCATTTAAATTCACTAACTGCGCAAGTGCTTCACGGTCTATTGGGGGTGTCCAATGGTCAAAATCATTGTCATACCAAATATTTTGATAATCAGTATGAGTCGTTAAAATCGGCTCTGGTTTGCCAAGAACGATGCTAAATGCTTTTTTTGGCGCAGTCGTAGTCTGTGTCATTTGTTTACGAGAATTCCGTTTCTTTTTCATTATGCAGCCTTTGGTAATATATATTTAGATTTGCGCTTTTTATCCGTGTTAAGCGGCTCTTTAATTACTGCGTGAGACGTTGCCCAGAAAACATCCGCGTGGCCTGTTTCTTGTGTTCTATCTGCGACGAATGTCATTGCGCCACCTTTACCTGTAGTTGTGTGACGGATGCATAAAAATGACGCGGGGATTTCTTTCTGATCCATATCCCATTCAATGCGTTCTTCGTCGACAATATCTATCATTTTCATCACAAGTTGCGTTTTCATTTGCAGACTATAAAGAATGGGCTGTGTGATACGTGGCGCAAAATCTTGCACCATTTCATATACGGATTGACCTATCCCTGTGGTATCAATGCCAATATGTGTGAAACGATATTTCTTGGTTAAGTCTTCAATCAATTTTGCTTGATGTCGCCAGCTAAACCCTTGCCAATAAAATGTTGCCAATACCCGAAATACTTCGGGTGCCATCATGGGTGGTGCAACGATAACAAATGTTGACGTGTCGCCAGAGCGTGCAGGGTCATACCCGCCCCACACTTCGCGATTGCCAAATGGGCGCGGGTCGTCGGGTTTATGGTCTTCCCATAAATTCACATCAACACCGCATTTCATTAAGGTGTCATATTTAAAGACAGACTTACCACTATCAATAAATACGCACATATACAACATGTTGAATGTGTCAGGGTTATATCGTTGTCGTAATTTATCGATAGACGCTAAGTTAAAGCCGCCTTTTATCGCATCTTCAAGGGTAATGATATAGCGCCATTGCCCATCGGGGCACTCACGCCCCCCGTCACGCATTTCTTTCTCACTTGGAAACTCGACGTTCTTACGTTTAGGGTCATTGCCGCGCCATTCATCCCCCATCCAAAATGGATAAGCTGGATGTGTTTTAGAGCTAGGCGTGGAAAAATAGGTGATACGCCAGCGGTCATGTGTTGCCATTGCTGATGCAACATCATTTAAGCGTTTAAAATCAGGAACCCAAAAATATTCGTCACAATATAAATGACCACTATAAGATTGAGCCGTGTTTTTATTGGTGGATAAGAAGCGCAGCTCTGCGCCATTGCTTAAACGGATGGGATTACCCTTTAGCGATACACCAAAGAATTGCTCCGCAATATTCACAATATATGACCGGAATACTTCCGCTTGGGGTTTTGACGCAGATAAAAATATCTGTGGGTCACCCGTCAAGCAGGCATTCTCAAAGGCTTCAAAGGAGAAGTACCACGTTGCCCCGATTTGACGGCTTTTTAATATATTGCGCACTGCCTGCGTGATATTAATGCGCAAATGCTTTTGATAACCAAACAGCATTTCATCAGCAAAGCGTTGGAAATCTTCTGGCGTCAGGCTAGAAATGTCATTTTTACGATAGCGTTTCTTTTTCTTCGGTTCGCCATCTTCATTCATTGCATAATCAGCACCGCCTTGCATATCCGCTGATTGCGATTTTAACGCTGCCATTTTTTCAGCGTGTTTATTCGCTTGCGCCATTAATTTAACGTGGCTAGCAATCAAGCGGTCTAACTCATCTAATTCAAGCTCCGTTTTTTTAGTTCGCTCGCTCAATAAAACAATGCGACGGTTAATTGCTTCAATCACACTCTCATGACTGAGCATATCTGCCCAATTCCATTTTTCTGCCCAATAGTAAACAATCCGACGATTAGGCAGGCTCAATTCCTCCGCGATTTCCGCTGGAGTATAGCGTCGCAAATATAACGATTTTGCGACCTGTATTTTTGCATCCGTGTATTTAGCCATAGTAGATGCATTGTGCCCCGACCTTTAAACGCTGGCATTAAGCGGCTTTCGGCAAAGCATTTATAACCGAATCGAACTTGTCGCCAGTGAAAAAAATGTGGGCAATACTGAGCACCTAACGAAATGGAAGCAATAAACCCAAGGATGGGAGCAACATGTAAATGTCGCAATTGAGAACAACATGGTTATGTATCGCGACTGAGGGTGACACTGTTGATGGTCGTATTATCGAACGCCAACATTTAATTGAAGCCGCTGAACTTTATGATTACACGCTATGGGCAGCGTTGATTTGGCCTGAGCATAACCACGAAGTTGATCCAGTGGGTGAAGTCCTTGAAGTCATGCTTGATGAAGATAATAACGGAAACTTGCAACTTTTAGCGATTATCCGCCCATTTGTCAGTTTGCTATTAGCAAATACAGAAGATAAGTGGCTATTTACCTCGATTGAATTAACGCCAGATGGAAATTTTCGCGGTACGGGAAAACACTATTTAGAAGGTCTGGCTGTTACTAATAGCCCGGCAAGCGTAGGAACAACTCGGCTACACTTTAGCCGCAACAAATCTAAGGATGGAACCATGTCAGACAAAAAAAACTGGCGCAAAAAATATAATATCGCAGACCCTGCACCAACACCGGAACCAACACCGGAGCCAACACCTAACCCCGACCTTCAAGAGTTAGCCGAAGCGCTGGCAGCTGCAGAAGATAAAATTGTAGAGCTGGAAGCGAAGTTAAATGAAACGTCGCAGGAAGTGACTGAAGTTCAAGAAGATATCGAAGTAGTAAAAGAAGTCGTCGATACAAATGAATTTAAACAGTTGCGTGATAGTTTGCCGGATTTAGTTAAAAATTTCAGCAAACTAGATAAGGTTGTGACTAAAAAACCAAATCCAAATCCTAACGGGGATAAAAACGCTCGTTTTAATTTTCTGTAAGG includes these proteins:
- a CDS encoding phage portal protein, which produces MKKKRNSRKQMTQTTTAPKKAFSIVLGKPEPILTTHTDYQNIWYDNDFDHWTPPIDREALAQLVNLNGQHGGVLYARHNMVTSDYIGGGLTHEQLKAAVFNYFLFGDVAILKVRNGWGETIGLEVLPSLYLRRRKDGDFVILQEGEHLVYTPDEIIYIKMYDPQQQVYGLPDYIGGIHAALLNSEATIFRRRYYHNGAHTGGMIYCNDPNMTDEVEEQIIQKLSQSKGIGNFETMFVSVPNGDPDGIKFIPVGDISANDEFSNVKSISAQDILNAHRFPAGLAGIIPGLGSGGLGDPLKAREAYRQDEVIPVQNLFMNAVNSEIGRNESLKLNFRQNIIKENE
- a CDS encoding terminase large subunit domain-containing protein — its product is MAKYTDAKIQVAKSLYLRRYTPAEIAEELSLPNRRIVYYWAEKWNWADMLSHESVIEAINRRIVLLSERTKKTELELDELDRLIASHVKLMAQANKHAEKMAALKSQSADMQGGADYAMNEDGEPKKKKRYRKNDISSLTPEDFQRFADEMLFGYQKHLRINITQAVRNILKSRQIGATWYFSFEAFENACLTGDPQIFLSASKPQAEVFRSYIVNIAEQFFGVSLKGNPIRLSNGAELRFLSTNKNTAQSYSGHLYCDEYFWVPDFKRLNDVASAMATHDRWRITYFSTPSSKTHPAYPFWMGDEWRGNDPKRKNVEFPSEKEMRDGGRECPDGQWRYIITLEDAIKGGFNLASIDKLRQRYNPDTFNMLYMCVFIDSGKSVFKYDTLMKCGVDVNLWEDHKPDDPRPFGNREVWGGYDPARSGDTSTFVIVAPPMMAPEVFRVLATFYWQGFSWRHQAKLIEDLTKKYRFTHIGIDTTGIGQSVYEMVQDFAPRITQPILYSLQMKTQLVMKMIDIVDEERIEWDMDQKEIPASFLCIRHTTTGKGGAMTFVADRTQETGHADVFWATSHAVIKEPLNTDKKRKSKYILPKAA
- a CDS encoding GPO family capsid scaffolding protein; the encoded protein is MSQLRTTWLCIATEGDTVDGRIIERQHLIEAAELYDYTLWAALIWPEHNHEVDPVGEVLEVMLDEDNNGNLQLLAIIRPFVSLLLANTEDKWLFTSIELTPDGNFRGTGKHYLEGLAVTNSPASVGTTRLHFSRNKSKDGTMSDKKNWRKKYNIADPAPTPEPTPEPTPNPDLQELAEALAAAEDKIVELEAKLNETSQEVTEVQEDIEVVKEVVDTNEFKQLRDSLPDLVKNFSKLDKVVTKKPNPNPNGDKNARFNFL